A genomic window from Flavobacterium johnsoniae includes:
- a CDS encoding DUF7218 family protein: MPDPRIKNEKQYEALVKKGYSKEKSARIANTPDAGEKGGKAKPYEEWTKEELQKQASKVGIQGRSYMNKKSLIDSLRNN; this comes from the coding sequence ATGCCAGATCCAAGAATTAAGAATGAAAAGCAATATGAGGCGTTGGTGAAAAAAGGATACAGCAAAGAAAAATCGGCGCGTATAGCCAATACACCAGATGCAGGTGAGAAAGGCGGAAAAGCAAAACCTTATGAAGAATGGACAAAAGAAGAGCTTCAAAAACAAGCGAGTAAAGTCGGAATACAAGGAAGATCTTATATGAATAAAAAGAGTTTAATTGACTCTCTAAGAAATAATTAA
- a CDS encoding DNA topoisomerase IB: protein MNAARKEILMDQLIKTPHLVIEKLDLEYINDNQLTIVRCREGENFVYKKNGKNVKSKHEIKRINSLVLPPAWENVRITSITNGHLQAVGTDLKNRKQYRYHPKWNLIRNQTKFYKIAAFGAKLPSIRKQVDLDLEKKEWSKEKVTALVIRLMEETHIRIGNEKYAKDNKSYGLSTLRKRHININKNSLRFEFVGKKGKQHTITTRNKKLIKLVSRCEEIPGWEVFKYYDKNGEKKVLDSHMVNEYLHNISGEYFSAKDFRTWAASIIFFESLMEMGIASSEKEIKQNVITAFDLTAEALGNTRKVCKDYYVHPLLISTYEDGSIEKYFDMAKKSRSTRKYFTKSEIAFSELIQNYEINLESECS from the coding sequence ATGAATGCTGCGAGAAAAGAAATTTTAATGGATCAATTGATAAAGACGCCACATTTAGTAATAGAAAAACTAGATCTGGAGTATATAAATGATAATCAATTGACGATTGTAAGATGTCGCGAAGGAGAAAATTTCGTTTACAAAAAAAACGGAAAAAATGTAAAAAGCAAACATGAAATTAAACGTATTAATAGTTTAGTGCTTCCACCGGCTTGGGAAAATGTTCGAATCACATCCATAACAAACGGTCATTTACAAGCAGTTGGAACAGATTTAAAAAACAGAAAGCAATATCGCTATCACCCAAAATGGAATCTGATTCGAAATCAGACTAAGTTTTATAAAATAGCGGCATTTGGTGCAAAACTTCCATCGATTCGAAAACAAGTTGATCTTGATTTAGAGAAGAAAGAATGGTCGAAGGAAAAGGTAACGGCTTTAGTCATTCGATTGATGGAAGAAACGCACATTAGAATTGGAAATGAAAAATACGCCAAAGACAACAAATCGTACGGACTTTCTACTTTGAGAAAACGTCATATCAATATCAATAAAAATTCACTTCGATTTGAATTTGTCGGTAAAAAAGGCAAGCAGCATACAATAACTACCCGAAATAAAAAACTGATAAAATTAGTTAGCCGATGCGAGGAAATTCCAGGTTGGGAAGTTTTTAAATATTACGATAAAAACGGAGAAAAAAAGGTGTTGGACAGCCATATGGTAAATGAATACCTTCATAATATATCTGGGGAATATTTTAGTGCGAAAGATTTCAGAACGTGGGCAGCGTCAATTATTTTCTTCGAAAGTTTAATGGAAATGGGAATTGCATCTAGCGAGAAAGAAATTAAACAGAACGTTATAACTGCTTTTGATTTAACTGCTGAAGCGCTTGGAAACACTCGAAAAGTTTGCAAAGATTATTATGTTCATCCGCTTTTGATTTCTACTTACGAAGACGGTTCTATTGAGAAATATTTCGATATGGCAAAAAAGAGCCGAAGCACTAGAAAGTATTTTACAAAATCAGAAATAGCATTTTCAGAACTGATTCAGAATTATGAAATTAATCTAGAGTCAGAATGTTCATAA
- a CDS encoding DUF1328 domain-containing protein produces the protein MLRWTVTFIILAIVAGIFGFGGIAAGAASIAKILFFIFLVLFVISLISGRTRV, from the coding sequence ATGTTACGTTGGACAGTCACATTTATTATTCTAGCCATAGTGGCGGGAATATTTGGTTTTGGCGGAATTGCCGCTGGAGCCGCTAGTATAGCAAAAATTTTATTCTTTATATTTTTAGTCTTATTTGTTATTTCTCTAATCAGCGGAAGAACAAGAGTTTAA
- a CDS encoding DUF5661 family protein, with amino-acid sequence MGTKSGAYQDVYVKRDDAMVSLKNDVTDFCEKYIKPVHPQNWDWSIRDFEDPKNDPTDAEARAIANVVFKDLNDRKHTDVDLSTMNNVHAIKAYLDPKSKHEAFNMEEFAFALKVELEHGKIKDVNVTNNHPFLTAMIALAHMTESLTYYKRLKVMEAEGEIYEILRKLEHSSQKEKWQKELHKAELELKEAKAGLAERLEKMDDIPVLKIIGD; translated from the coding sequence ATGGGAACAAAAAGCGGTGCTTATCAGGATGTATACGTCAAAAGAGACGATGCAATGGTAAGTTTGAAAAATGATGTTACAGATTTTTGCGAAAAATATATAAAACCAGTTCATCCTCAAAATTGGGATTGGTCGATACGAGATTTTGAAGATCCAAAAAATGATCCGACAGATGCAGAGGCAAGAGCTATTGCAAATGTCGTTTTTAAGGATTTAAATGATAGAAAACACACAGATGTTGATCTTTCTACTATGAATAATGTGCATGCGATAAAAGCTTATTTAGATCCGAAAAGCAAACACGAAGCTTTTAATATGGAAGAATTTGCTTTTGCTTTAAAGGTTGAATTAGAGCATGGTAAAATAAAAGATGTCAACGTGACCAATAATCATCCTTTTTTAACCGCCATGATTGCACTTGCGCACATGACAGAAAGTTTGACTTATTATAAAAGATTAAAAGTGATGGAAGCTGAAGGAGAAATATATGAGATTCTCAGAAAACTAGAGCATTCATCTCAAAAAGAAAAATGGCAGAAAGAATTGCACAAAGCAGAGTTGGAGCTTAAAGAAGCAAAAGCCGGATTGGCTGAGCGTTTGGAAAAAATGGACGATATTCCAGTATTGAAAATTATTGGAGATTAA
- a CDS encoding ferritin-like domain-containing protein produces the protein MKTADSKKETTSKKETTPRGVTKPKSNAASGLTELFEDGLKDIYWAEKALTKALPTMVKNASSVELKDAIDNHLTETEEQIARLEQVFKIIGQKPTAKKCDAMEGLIEEAKGMLEETEIGVVRDAAIIAASQKIEHYEIATYGTLRQFAETLGLPEAATLLEQTLDEEKGADKILTEVAVNAINLEAAEIE, from the coding sequence ATGAAAACTGCAGATAGTAAAAAAGAAACTACTTCAAAAAAAGAAACAACTCCAAGAGGAGTTACTAAACCAAAATCGAACGCTGCGTCTGGATTGACAGAATTGTTTGAAGATGGATTAAAAGATATTTATTGGGCAGAAAAAGCTTTGACAAAGGCATTGCCAACAATGGTGAAAAATGCTTCTTCGGTTGAATTAAAAGACGCAATCGATAATCATTTGACAGAAACAGAAGAGCAAATTGCCCGTTTAGAGCAAGTGTTTAAAATTATTGGGCAAAAACCTACTGCCAAAAAATGCGATGCTATGGAAGGTTTAATTGAAGAAGCAAAAGGAATGCTTGAAGAAACCGAAATAGGAGTGGTGCGTGATGCAGCAATTATTGCCGCAAGCCAGAAAATTGAGCATTACGAAATTGCAACTTATGGTACATTAAGACAATTTGCCGAAACTCTTGGTTTGCCAGAAGCAGCAACTTTGCTAGAACAAACACTAGATGAGGAAAAAGGCGCAGATAAAATACTGACAGAAGTCGCTGTAAACGCCATTAATCTCGAAGCCGCAGAAATCGAATAA